The proteins below are encoded in one region of Rana temporaria chromosome 2, aRanTem1.1, whole genome shotgun sequence:
- the LOC120926321 gene encoding leishmanolysin-like peptidase, with the protein MIHYDTSIDHLEVMKKRLVKNKLFPQAISYLQKTFQVRRPSSSILLSRQCANNQYLKKKSDPHRYCHGACAQHTRCGPVIVPEEHLQVIESLLFPHNPHARVVGEEALVLINMRIWTST; encoded by the exons ATGATCCATTATGACACCAGTATAGACCA TCTGGAGGTGATGAAGAAGAGACTGGTGAAG AACAAGCTCTTCCCACAAGCCATTTCCTATCTACAGAAGACATTCCAAGTGCGAAGACCCAGCAGCTCCATCCTACTGAGCCG GCAATGTGCAAACAATCAATACCTGAAGAAGAAGTCGGATCCTCACAGATACTGTCATGGCGCCTGCGCTCAGCACACAAGGTGCGGCCCGGTCATCGTCCCGGAGGAACATCTTCAGGTGATTGAGTCTCTTCTCTTTCCCCACAACCCCCATGCCAGGGTTgtgggggaagaggctcttgtcctcattaacatgaGGATATGGACATCAACATAA